From Triticum urartu cultivar G1812 chromosome 2, Tu2.1, whole genome shotgun sequence, a single genomic window includes:
- the LOC125536928 gene encoding 40S ribosomal protein S12, which translates to MAEEAPTPVVAPVEAPTLVLGEPMDLMTALQLVMKKSSAHDGLVKGLREAAKSIEKHAAQLCVLAEDCDQPDYVKLVKALCAEHNVHLVTVPSAKTLGEWAGLCKIDSEGKARKVVGCSCVVVKDYGEESEGLNIVQEYVKSH; encoded by the exons ATGGC GGAAGAAGCCCCGACACCAGTTGTTGCCCCAGTAGAGGCACCTACCCTGGTTCTTGGTGAGCCAATGGACTTGATGACTGCTCTACAGCTTGTCATGAAGAAGTCAAGTGCTCATGATGGCCTTGTGAAGGGGCTCCGTGAGGCTGCCAAGTCCATTGAGAAGCATGCTGCTCAGCTTTGTGTGCTGGCTGAGGATTGTGACCAGCCTGATTACGTGAAGCTCGTTAAGGCACTATGCGCTGAGCACAATGTTCACCTGGTTACTGTGCCAAGTGCTAAAACTCTTGGAGAGTGGGCAGGG CTTTGCAAGATTGACTCTGAGGGCAAGGCAAGGAAGGTTGTGGGCTGCTCTTGCGTTGTTGTCAAG GACTACGGTGAAGAATCCGAGGGCCTTAACATCGTGCAGGAGTATGTCAAGTCTCACTAG